Proteins encoded in a region of the Quercus lobata isolate SW786 chromosome 8, ValleyOak3.0 Primary Assembly, whole genome shotgun sequence genome:
- the LOC115956645 gene encoding uncharacterized protein LOC115956645, giving the protein MSSRDETSNREGREESSLMLQAMQQQFEHMNVVFNDIRDRMDRQDAVIASLREEHPQRAPNARRQERRARVDDSDAYHEDEFEDEEDQVSLNNEGRFAPRGERRGRGFRRDPRWQDGTDRNLGNIKMKIPSFQGKNDPEVYLEWEKKVEFIFECHNYSEEKKVKLAVIEFTNYALIWWDQLVMNRMRNYERPIETWEEMKATMRRQFVPSHYYRNLYQKLQSLTQGYRSVDDYHKEMEIAMIQANVEKDREVTMARFLNGLNRDIANVVELQHYVELEDMVHMAIKVEQQLKRKGTRSFQNPSSSTSWRSNGRKDKGAIFKSKTEPPKRRDEAPNVNKGHIASQCPNTRTMITGVDGEVETESEEDDDQMPSLEDACDNNVEYLVKGESLMARCALSAQVKEDDMEQQRENIFHTRCHINNKLLNDYGEVKVNKQVLVSFSIGRYKDEEYEDVFPNDVPSGLPPIRGIKHQIDFVPGATIPNRPAYRSNSKETKEFHRQFEELLTKGHVRESMSPCAVPVLLVPKKDGTWRMCVDCRAINNITVNTLAAPLTEIVKKSVGFKWDSEQDRAFIEIKERLCGAPLLALPDFSKTFEIECDASGIGIGAVLMQEKRPIAYFSEKLNGAALNYPTYDKELYALMRALETWQHYLWPK; this is encoded by the exons atgtctTCCAGGGACGAAACATCAAATAGGGAAGGAAGGGAGGAGTCATCCCTCATGTTGCAGGCTATGCAACAACAGTTTGAGCACATGAACGTGGTGTTTAATGATATTCGGGATCGGATGGATAGGCAAGACGCTGTTATTGCTTCTTTGCGTGAGGAGCATCCCCAAAGAGCCCCTAATGCTAGAAGGCAAGAAAGGCGTGCGCGCGTGGATGATTCTGATGCCTACCATGAGGATGAGTTTGAAGATGAAGAGGATCAAGTTTCATTGAACAATGAGGGCAGGTTTGCGCCAAGGGGAGAAAGACGTGGTAGAGGTTTCCGAAGAGATCCAAGATGGCAAGATGGGACTGACAGAAACCTAGGaaacatcaaaatgaagatACCATCCTTCCAAGGAAAAAATGATCCAGAAGTGTACTTGGAGTGGGAGAAGAAGGTGGAGTTCATCTTTGAGTGCCACAACTACTCCGAGGAGAAAAAGGTAAAACTAGCTGTGATTGAGTTTACTAACTATGCTCTTATATGGTGGGATCAACTTGTGATGAACAGAATGAGAAACTATGAGAGGCCTATTGAGACGTGGGAGGAAATGAAGGCCACCATGAGGAGACAGTTTGTCCCTAGTCACTACTATAGGAACTTGTATCAAAAATTACAAAGCCTTACTCAAGGCTATAGGAGCGTGGATGACTACCACAAGGAGATGGAGATTGCCATGATTCAGGCTAATGTAGAGAAGGATAGAGAAGTTACTATGGCAAGGTTTCTGAATGGGCTGAATCGGGACATTGCCAACGTGGTGGAGTTGCAGCACTACGTGGAGTTGGAGGACATGGTGCACATGGCAATAAAAGTGGAACAACAACTTAAAAGGAAAGGAACTCGGTCATTTCAAAATCCAAGCTCCTCTACTTCATGGAGGTCAAATGGGAGGAAAGACAAAGGGGCTATCTTCAAATCCAAAACTGAACCACCAAAAAGGAGAGATGAAGCTCCCAATGTCAACAAAG GTCATATCGCTTCACAATGCCCAAATACGAGGACCATGATCACAGGTGTTGATGGAGAGGTGGAAACTGAAAGTGAGGAAGATGATGACCAGATGCCATCATTGGAGGATGCTTGTGACAATAATGTAGAGTATCTAGTGAAGGGTGAGTCACTTATGGCTAGGTGTGCTTTAAGTGCCCAAGTTAAAGAGGATGACATGGAACAACAAAGGgagaatatttttcacactagatgccacatcaacaataaG TTGTTGAATGATTATGGAGAGGTTAAGGTAAATAAGCAAGTGCTGgtttctttttcaattgggAGGTACAAGGATGAA GAATATGAGGACGTGTTTCCTAACGATGTGCCTAGTGGATTGCCACCTATTCGAGGAATAAagcatcaaattgattttgtgcCAGGTGCGACAATTCCTAACCGACCAGCCTATAGGAGTAATTCGAAAGAGACAAAGGAATTTCATAGGCAATTTGAGGAGTTGCTGACCAAAGGACATGTGAGAGAGAGCATGAGTCCATGCGCAGTGCCAGTGCTGCTTGTGCCTAAGAAGGATGGAACTTGGAGGATGTGTGTTGATTGCAGGGCTATCAACAACATTACGGTAAA taCACTAGCCGCACCACTCactgaaattgttaaaaaatctgTGGGTTTTAAATGGGATAGTGAGCAAGATCgtgcatttattgaaattaaagaaaggTTATGTGGTGCTCCTTTATTAGCATTACCtgatttttctaaaacttttgaGATTGAGTGTGATGCATCAGGAATAGGTATTGGAGCTGTTTTGATGCAGGAGAAGCGACCAATAGCCTATTTTAGTGAAAAGCTAAATGGGGCAGCTTTGAACTATCCAACATATGACAAGGAGCTTTATGCACTGATGAGAGCATTGGAGACTTGGCAACATTACCTTTGGCCGAAATAA